The DNA window TTTGGTTGCGTGTGATGTTTATAAGATACATCCTTTATCTACTCTAGTTAAACTCTTTGATTTATTAAAAGAGCTAATAAATTTATACATATTTTTTTGCTTAGCTTCTCATCTTCATATATATTTACATCCTACGCTTGATCTATATTTTTATTTATCAAGACATCATCATGTCTTAGATTGGTTTTAAATATCTTTTCTTTACAAGAAGTAGACACACTACTCCTCTTTTTTATTCTTAGGCAAAATCAAATGACCATTTTTATCTATTAGGGAGTATTGAATAAGTATGATATAGAGCAGGTCATCTATCTGTGGATAATCGGCATCATAGTGGTAAATTTTGTATTTTTGTAAAAATTTGTTATTTTTTTCAGTTCTTTTTACGTCTCTTGATGCACTACCATTTTCTATCGGTACATATTTTAAGGTATCTTCAAAAACCTCTTTAAATTTCTCGTAATCTTCGTCGTAAATTCTCTCAAATAGCTTTTTATCGTTTTCATAAAGCATTAAAGCTAGCTTAGCAGTATACTCTCTATAGAAATTCTTTACGCAATAGATACTTTCAGATACAAAAAATGCTGACTTTGCGATAAAGCTATAGTCATACTCTTTTTTTGAGTATCTAATGCACTCTTTTTTACTATCTTTTATCCTTTCTCTAGCTATCTTTTGAGCTTTATCTTTTAACTTAGGATTTTCTTGTATGATGAGATTATAAAGATCGCTAAAATAGTTATCTCTAAAAGAATTATAGTCTGACTGGCATATAAAGTCTTCTAGAGAGTATTTTTTAAATTTATATTTGCCTTTGGTGTCATAGCAGGCAAAGCTTGGTTTGCTCTTTGTGCCGTAATCCCTCCAAGGGCTTGAATCATAATCATTTAGTTGGTAAAAATCATTACTAAATTTATTGATAGCATTTTCAGGGCTTAAAGGTTCAAAAGCGCTTAAATTTAAACTAGCAATTAGGGCTAGCAATATAATTTTAAATTTCATCCTACATCCTTACTGAAACATCTTAAATATATTTGCATCTCTGATACGTTTATACGCCTCTTTCCTATGCTCTAGCCCAAGTTTTTGTGGATTTATAACAGTAGTTATGCGCTCTACTATATCACTATTGTCCGAATCTGCTTTGCTTTCATCGGCTATTTCATAAAGACGATATTTTTTAGGTTTTGGTCTTTCTATGGTCCAAAAATAAGCAGCAGATACTAGAGCATATTTTCCATCTAAAATCAATAAATCTGGTGAATTTACAAAATTTACTTCTTCATCCAGCCAATAATTATTATGCGCATATTTGTTGAAATCTTTATAGTTAAATTTTCCAGTAAGTTGCTTAATTCCTCTACCTCTAAAATTAAATCCATCATCGCCACCATCATTGCCCAAATAACCCTTTCCACGATCAGAGTACATAGCATTACCAACAAATTTGGCCCATTTTGAAGGATTTGTCTTATCGTAATATTGCGGATATAGTTTTTTGGCTTCTTCTAATCTGGCTTTGCCTCTATGGCTAATTATATTATTCTCTGTAAATTTTTCTAACTCTTCTTCTAAAGTAAAATCACCTTTTGTTGTCTTTGCCTCTACAAAGCATTGCCCAAAAAAATGTTCTAATCTATTTCTAGTATCAAGCTTATATTTTACATACATTTGAATTCCATCATCATCTCTTCTATTTAGCTCATCCACCATCTCTTGTAAGATATATTCTTGATTTGTTTTTATGTTGGTAAATACCTGCTTTAGCATACTTAGCGTAAAAGGATAGTCTTTAATCTCAATTAAAACATTTATCTCCTCATCCCCATCTTCCCATATACCACTATCTACTCTAGTTAAACTCTTTGATTCATTAAAAGAGTTAATAAATTTATCCATATTCTCTTTATTTAATAAATTTATACCAAGCTTATCATCTTTATCTGCATTAGACTGATTATTAGAGCTCTCTTTTTTTGCATAAATTTGATAGCTCTTATTTGTCTTCTCATCACTTTTTAGCTCTTTGCTTAGCTTATCATCTTCATATATATTTATCTCATTTGAAGAGATATTTTTATTTATATATAAGTAATTATCATTTTTTATTAAAGCATCGTCTTTATCATCACTAAGCTTTAATTTAGCATCAAATGCCTTCTCTTTTATAGCATGCTCAAACTCATATATAACTAGCTTATCATCTTTAAGTTTAATATATAAAGGTATCTTTATATCTATTCTCATATGATTTTTGCCATATCTTGTATAAAACTTAAATTTATCCTTATCATCTTCAAGATATGCAAAAAATACTATAGTATGACCACCTTGCTTTAGCTTATCTAGATCATCTTTTTGTATAACATCTGAAATTTTAAATGTTATCTCTTTACCTTTTTGATCTTTTAAGGCTACTACATCTTTTGGATTTGATTTGGATAGCTCATCATACTCTTTACTTTTTATTACCTTATATCCCCAAAGTATCTCTTTATATCTCTTACTACCTTTTTCTTGTTTATATATAGCCTTTAAACATATTGGCTCATTTGTCTTAAATGGATACTCACTATCAGAGATTACATTTGTTATATGATCTGTTATATCTCTTAACGAGACCTTATTGCTATAGCAAAAGTTAGAGCTACTCTTGTCCTGATATCCTAAAGATATTACAGCTGTATCAGTGTGAGCATGAATATCTTTAGTGCTATAAACTTTACTTAGATCACTTGAATAAAGTATAAATTTAGTATCTCCTTTATTCTCTTTATCTATTGGGATATTAAATGTAGCTGTATATGAGTTTTTGATATCTGAGTCTTCATTTTTTACTAAAGATATACTCTCGTATATACTTTTATCAAAGCAGTGATGAAGATATATCTTATCTATATCTTCACTTGCCTTACCATCTTCGTTTTCAATGATGAGATTATTTATTGTAAGAGTAAGACCTGAACTTGATGCTGATGTAGGCACTACATTGTTGCCATGAGCTAGACGAAGCTTTATATCAAACATAGCTGAGTCTTTATCATCTCTTAGGGTAAAGTTATTCTCTTTGGCGAAATTTAATAAAGAGAAATTTAGGTGTTTGTTTTTAGACGTTTGGTCTTCAAAGTACTTCATACTTATAACGCCATCTTCTAGCTTATACTCTATATCATCACTATTTTGCTTTATGCTAGTAAAGGTAGCACCATTTATCTTATCCTCTTCATTTTTGTTTTCTTGATAGAGTATTACTGTATCTTTGCTCTTTGTATTTTTAAATTTTATCTCTTCATTTTTACTATCTTCATAAGAGTCAAATTTAAAGTCAGTAAGTATTAGCTCACATAAATTCACCTTGCCATAGTTTGGCCTACTAGAATTTAGCTCTTTTGGGTTTAGCTCACTGCAATCAAATGGAGTCTGACTAGCTAGCACGACAGTAAATTCACTCTTTTTAGGTTGAAAGACTCTAATAGGAGTTGTCATCTTCCTTGGACATAGCAAGAGTATATTTTCTTGTTTGTAAAATTCCTCCTCTTTTTGTCTTAAGAGCTTATTTATTCTTGAAGTGTTTGAGGCATTTGAGCTGACTAAATTTACGCAGTATATATTTTCAAGGTTAAAAGTCTTTGTACTTTGAGTGCTTAATAAAGAATTTATCTTTGTAACAAATGGCTGAAATAAAGCCTCGCACTTTGATACATCTGATGTGTTTAAATTCGATCCATTTTCTTGAAGCTTCATAAATTCTAAATGAGTGACGTTTTGGATGATCTCTTTATTGTTTTGATTTTTTGATTTATATTTTGCTTTGGATATATTTAAATGGCTAAAAATATCTATACACTCGGCAAAATTAATATTTTGTTCATCACTCTCATAAAGCCCAAACTGATTTGAAATTTTTTCTCGTAAAAGAGATATTTTATTGCTTACTTCATCACTAAAGCTCTCATATGCTAGCCAAAACCAGGCCTTAAAACGATTTTTGCTTTTGATGTAGCTTGCTAGGGATGGATCAATATTACTTTTCTTGCTGATATAAAGAAGTGCTAAAAGCGCGACATGCTCTCTTGAAATTTGGCTGTTTTGTGTATCTGAAGTGAGCGAAACGGCTTGTAAATTTTTAAGCGGAGAGTTGTTTAATTTTTGATTTATCTCTTGGATTAGTGGCGTAAGCTTTTGCTCCAAGATAGCATTTAACTGATCTTCTGAGCTAAATTCAAACTCAGGTAAAGTATCGGCACCTCCAGACTTTGCATAAGCCTCTTTTGCGGCATCATTTATCTTTTTAAAAAGTTCATCTGTATCTATCTTTTCTATGGTAGTCTTACTTGTGGTGTTAGCAATAGTTTGCTTGATATCTTTTATGACTTTGTCTTTGTTGTTTTTATAAATTTGAGCACAAATAAGTTCTATATCATCTTTTAGGCTAAAGCCATATCCAATAAGTAGTTTGTTGTTAGATATAAATGGTCTGCTTATGTCATTGTCATATGAAAATTTTATGATATCTATTAAATTTCTTTTAAAATTTACATCATTTCTGGGCGTTAGAGGCATTAAACTTCCTTGGAAATTTTTGCTAAATATTAGCACAAACTTAAAAAGTATTCAACAATAAAACTTTATAGTAAAAATTTATATCAAAAACATAAATTTGCATGTTTTTATTTTTGACAAGGCTATTTAAAAGAGCTTGTAAATTTAAAGCGCCTTTATAAACTCTTTAAATTTATCGCCTCGCTCGGCATAGCTCTTAAACTGATCAAGGCTCGCAGCTGCCGGGCTTAGAAGTGCTATCTCGCTAGTCTTTAGCTCTTTATTTATCTCATTGACGGCATTTTGCAAAAAGTCGCATTTCAAAGCTGGTATGCCAAATTTAGTCGCTAATTTCATAAGTTTGTCACTATTTGAGCCGATGGCGTAAATTTTTA is part of the Campylobacter concisus genome and encodes:
- a CDS encoding glycoside hydrolase family 19 protein encodes the protein MPLTPRNDVNFKRNLIDIIKFSYDNDISRPFISNNKLLIGYGFSLKDDIELICAQIYKNNKDKVIKDIKQTIANTTSKTTIEKIDTDELFKKINDAAKEAYAKSGGADTLPEFEFSSEDQLNAILEQKLTPLIQEINQKLNNSPLKNLQAVSLTSDTQNSQISREHVALLALLYISKKSNIDPSLASYIKSKNRFKAWFWLAYESFSDEVSNKISLLREKISNQFGLYESDEQNINFAECIDIFSHLNISKAKYKSKNQNNKEIIQNVTHLEFMKLQENGSNLNTSDVSKCEALFQPFVTKINSLLSTQSTKTFNLENIYCVNLVSSNASNTSRINKLLRQKEEEFYKQENILLLCPRKMTTPIRVFQPKKSEFTVVLASQTPFDCSELNPKELNSSRPNYGKVNLCELILTDFKFDSYEDSKNEEIKFKNTKSKDTVILYQENKNEEDKINGATFTSIKQNSDDIEYKLEDGVISMKYFEDQTSKNKHLNFSLLNFAKENNFTLRDDKDSAMFDIKLRLAHGNNVVPTSASSSGLTLTINNLIIENEDGKASEDIDKIYLHHCFDKSIYESISLVKNEDSDIKNSYTATFNIPIDKENKGDTKFILYSSDLSKVYSTKDIHAHTDTAVISLGYQDKSSSNFCYSNKVSLRDITDHITNVISDSEYPFKTNEPICLKAIYKQEKGSKRYKEILWGYKVIKSKEYDELSKSNPKDVVALKDQKGKEITFKISDVIQKDDLDKLKQGGHTIVFFAYLEDDKDKFKFYTRYGKNHMRIDIKIPLYIKLKDDKLVIYEFEHAIKEKAFDAKLKLSDDKDDALIKNDNYLYINKNISSNEINIYEDDKLSKELKSDEKTNKSYQIYAKKESSNNQSNADKDDKLGINLLNKENMDKFINSFNESKSLTRVDSGIWEDGDEEINVLIEIKDYPFTLSMLKQVFTNIKTNQEYILQEMVDELNRRDDDGIQMYVKYKLDTRNRLEHFFGQCFVEAKTTKGDFTLEEELEKFTENNIISHRGKARLEEAKKLYPQYYDKTNPSKWAKFVGNAMYSDRGKGYLGNDGGDDGFNFRGRGIKQLTGKFNYKDFNKYAHNNYWLDEEVNFVNSPDLLILDGKYALVSAAYFWTIERPKPKKYRLYEIADESKADSDNSDIVERITTVINPQKLGLEHRKEAYKRIRDANIFKMFQ